From the Terriglobia bacterium genome, the window CAGGCGGTCGGGTGGTCGCCGGACGGGAAAAAGATCATTTACCGTGCCGGCCAGGAAGCGAACTATCGCACCATCGTCAGGCTCTATGCCGTCTCTCCCGAAGGTGAGCTGCCTGAGCCGCTCCCGGTCGAACGGGGCATCCTCTGTTCGTTCTCGCCCGACGGCAGCAAAATGGTGTACAACCGGCGCGGCAACGAGGAGTACTACTGGAAGCGCTACAAGGGCGGGCAGTATACCGACGTCTGGATGTACGACTTCAGCAGTAAAAAGTTCACCCCGCTCACCGACTACGTCGGCAAGAACGCCTACCCGATGTGGGTCGGCAACCGCATGTACTTCGCGTCCGACCGCGGGCCGAACGGCATCGCCAACCTGTACACCTACGACTTCGCCGGCAGGAAAGTCGACCAGGTCACCAAGTACGCCGATTTCGACGTGCAGATGCCGTCGACCGACGGCAAGCGCATCGTGTACATGCAGGCGGGCTACCTGCACGTGCTCGATGCGGCCACCAACGCCGACCGGAAGATCGCAGTGGATATCCCGAGCGACCGCTGGCAGCTGCGCGAGCGCACCGTGAACCCGCGCGACTTCATCCAGACCATGGCCGTGTCGAACGACGGTAAGACCGCCGTGTTCGAAGCCCGCGGCGACATCTACGTCGTGCCCACAGACGATTCGCAGCCGCCCAGGAACCTGACCGGCACGCCGGCGACGCGCGAGCGGTTCCCGCAGATCTCCCCCGACGGCAAGCGCGTCGCGTTCTATTCGGACAAGACCGGCGACTACCAGATGTACCTGACGGACATCTCCGGAGACCGGCCGTGGGAGCCGCTGACCACGACGCTCGACCGCGCCGTGTACCACCTCGAATGGTCCCCCGACGGCAGCAAAATCCTATACGGCGACAAGGACTTCTCGATCTTCTACCTCGATGTCGCGACCAAGAAGATCGTGAAGGTCGCCTCCTCCAACCAGCTCAAGAACGACGAGTTCTTCTGGGAGGTGAGCGACTACTCCTGGTCCCCCGACAGCCGTTGGATCACGTACTCGTTCGTGCAGTTCAACCGCAACAACAAGGTTTTCCTGTACAGCCTCGAACAGGGCAAGAGCTTCGCCGTCACGGACGGCTTCTACGATTCGCTCAACCCGTCGTTTGACGCCAACGGGGACTATCTCTACTTCCTCTCGTACCGTAACTTCACAACCCAGCTCGACATTTTAGAGGACAACCACGTCATTCCGAGCCCCGTCCAGGTGATGGCCGTGCAGCTCAAGGCGGGTCAGAAGCCGCCGTTCGACAAAAGCGCGGCGCCCGGGAAGGATGAGCTGTTCCGCATCGACCTTACCGGCATCGAAAAGCGCGTGTTCCCGCTGCCGATCCCGTCCGGAAACTACTTCTACCTGAAAGCCGGCAAGGGGATGGTGACGTTCGCCGCGCTGCCGGGCAACTGGGGCGAGACGGAAATGGAGGAGATCTTCAAGCCATCGGGCGCGGACCAGTGGTCGCTGCACGTCTTCAACATGTCTTCGCAGCGGGACGTGGCGATGGATGCGACCGTCAGCGACTGGCGGCTCTCGGCCAACCGCCTCCACGCCATCATCCAGAAGGGTGGCCAGTTCACCCTGAGCCCGGTGGACAGGCTTGCGGCAAACACGAAATCGCTCGGAACCCAGGTCGCGCTTGACCGCCTCAGCTACCGCTACAAGCCGATGGATGAGTGGCTGCAGATTTTCGACGACACCTGGCGCTGGTACCGCGACTTTTTCTACGACGCCGGCATGCACGGCCGCGACTGGAAAAAGATGGGCGAAACCTACCGGGGTTGGGTGGCCGACCTCTCGAGCCGCACCGATTTGAACTGGCTCCTGTCGCAGATGGTGGGCGAATTGTGCGTGTCCCACACCTACATCTCGGGCGGCGACTTCAGCCCGCAGGCGCAGGCGCCGGCCAACCCGGTCTACACCGGCCTGCTGGGCGCGGACTTCGCGCCAGATGCCAGCGGTTATTACAGGTTCGCGAAAATCCTCGGACCGACGAACTACAACCGGGATCTCACGGCGCCGCTCGTCAGGCCCGACATCGATCTCAAGGAAGGCGAGTACCTGCTCGCCATCGACGGGCAGGCCGTGAAGGCGCCCGACAACCCCCACCGGCACCTGCAGGTGACGCGCGGCCAGAAGGTGTCGATCACAGTCGGCAGCAGCCCGGCAGGCACCCCCACGAGGGTCTTCGAGGTCGAGCCGATCCGCTCGGAGTCGGCGTTGCGCTACAACCGCTGGCTTGCCGACAACATCGACAAGGTGCTGGCGGCGTCGAACGGCGAACTCGGCTACATGCACATCCAGGCGATGAGCACCGACAACATCGGCCAGTTCGACAAGTTCTGGCGCGCCTTTCGCTACCAGAAGGGGCTGATCATCGACGTGCGCGGCAACGGCGGAGGCTGGACCGAGTATTTCCTCATCGACAAGCTCGAGCGCCAGATGGTGGCGTACAACAACCTGCGCGGCATGGAGCCGTTCCGCTACCCCGGTTCCGTTACCACCGGGCCGATTGCGGTCGTCACCAACGAATACGACGGGTCTGACGGCGAGGCGTTCCTGGAGCACTTCCGGGCGCGCAAGCTGGGGACGGTGATCGGCGTGCCGACGTGGGGCGGTCTGGTCGGCATCGTGAACCGGCAGAGGACGATCGACAACGGCGCGGTGGAGCAGTCGAACAACGCCTTTTACGGGCGCGAAGGCAAGTGGTGGATCGAAAACCACGGCTTCGATCCCGACATCCTGCTCGACAACGATCCCGCGTCGGCCACGGCCGGCAAGGACTTGCAGCTCGACAAAGCCATCGAGGTCCTGATGCAGCAGATCAAGGAGAAGCCCTTCACCTTCACGCCGAAGCCGCCGTATCCGAAAAAGTGACGGCGCCGGCTGAACAGCGCATCCATGGGAACCCGCGCCGTCGACGGCGCGGGTTTCGCGGCGCCGTTCGCAGCGTCCGTTCCCCTTCACAGAGGCCTTGCCATGAAGAAACTCCTGATTGCCCTCCTGCTGCTTGTGCCGCAGATCCGCGTCCCGGCCGCTCCCGCGCCGGACATCGAAATCGTCGAGAGCATCCCCGTGGGCACCACGCTGGACAATCCCGAAATCCGCAACACCCAGGAGGTGTGGCTCGAGATGATCGGGCGCGCGCGCAAGACGCTCGACCTGGAACAGTACTACATCTCCGACGAGTCAGGGAAACGGCTCGAGGCGGTGCTCGCCGCCATCGATGCCGCCGCGGGCCGCGGCGTGAAAGTGCGGGTCCTGGTCGACGCGCGCATGTACAGAACCTACCCGGCGAGCGTCGACAAACTCGCGCAGCGCCCGAACATTGAAGTGCGCCGCATCGATTTCGGCCCCATTGCCGGGGGCATACAACACGCCAAATACTTCATCGTCGACGGCCGGGAGGTCTTCGTCGGCAGCCAGAATTTCGACTGGCGGGCTTTGGAGCACATCCACGAACTCGGCCTCCGCATCAGCGACAGCCAGATCGCGGCCGCCTACGGCGATGTTTTTGACCTCGACTGGCGGCTCGCGTCGTTGGCACCCGAAGCGATCAAGACTTTCTCGGTCCCCCGGAAAACCTACCGGATACCCATCCGCGTCGCCGGCGCCGAGGGGCAGGTCGCATTCCTGTGCCCCACCTTCAGCCCGCTCGGTTTCATTCCCGACCCCGCACTGTGGGATGAGCGTGCCATAGTCGAACTGGTCGATGGTTCCCAACGATCGCTTTCGCTGCAGTTTCTGTCCTATTCCCCTGCCGATCGACAGGGCGACAGGTATGCCGAGATCGATGATGCACTGCGGCGGGCCGCGAAACGCGGGGTGAAGGTTCGGATGATCGTCTCGGATTGGGAGAAAGGGTCCTCCGCCGTGGCCGCGCTCAAGGACCTGGCCGAAGTGCCTAACATCGAAGTCGCCTTCACCGCCATCCCGGAATGGTCCGGCGGTTACATCCCGTTCGCCCGAGTGGAGCACTGCAAATACATTGTCGCCGACGGCGCGAAATTCTGGCTCGGGACGAGCAATTGCGAAAAGAGCTATTTTTACGGCTCCCGGAACCTGGGGATTGTGTGCACGAGCCCGAATCTCGCGGGTGCGCTCTCAAACATTTTCCTCAAGAGCTGGAACAGCCCGTACAAGGAGTTGATTACAAAATCGGGAGAATACCCACCTCGCGAGCATGGGGAAAAGAAGTAGCTGCCAATTGCATGCTGACGCACCTTTTTCGGACCGGAATCGCAGCGAGCGCCATTTAGCGGGCGCAGGGGGCTATACCATGATCATCGGAGTACACTCGATCATTTACAGCACGAATCCCGATGCCGACCGTGCTTTCCTGCGCGACACGCTCCGGCTGGTGAACATTGATGCGGGCGGCGGCTGGCTGATCTTCGGATTGCCGCCCGCAGAAGTCGCCGTGCATCCGTCCAGCAAAAACGACGTGCACGAGTTCTATCTGATGTGCGACGACGTCGGCGTGCTCGTCGCAGAGATGAAAAAGTGTGGCATCGCCTGCAGCCCGGTGCAGGACCGGGGCTGGGGATCGCTCACCATGGTGACGCTTCCGGGCGGCGGAAAGCTCGGCATCTATGAGCCCAGGCACGCGCGGCCCAAGGCGATGAGCTTGAGGAGGCCTGCGAAAAAGCCCGCTCAAGAGAATCGCTGATTCCTTCCAACCATCAGCAGGTCAGCGCTTGTTATTCGCGGGCGCGCGATAGCCGGTTCGCGCCCGGACCTTGACTCCGGGGCAGTCGACCTCAACGCGGAGGCGGTGGAAAGCCCCGTCCTTTTTTGAATCGGAGGGGTAGTAGCAGAGCGTGAACTGGTGGCGCAGCTGTTCGGCGATGCGGGCGAAGACCTCACCCGGGTCGGCCCCGGGTTGCGCGACATAGAGTTCGCCGCCGCTGCCGTCGCACAGGCTGAGGAGGTATTTGTCGGCGCGCCGGTAGCGCTCGCTGTTGTTGCGAATGTCTTCGGGAAGCACGACCCAGGAGGAGACTCCCGGGAAGGGTTTCAGACCGCTTTCCTTGCTGGTGTCATACTGGATTCCGTATACGAGCACGTTGGACTCTTCTGCGGCCGCCAGCGTGCCGACCGAGCCGGCGATCCGGCTGCGCGTGTCCACACCGTCGGTAAACAGCAGGATCGCCTTCCGCCCCCGGATCGCGTCCAGTCGATCCGCGAGAACCAGGTCGACGGCATCGAAGAGCCGCGTCCCTTCGTCAGGCCGCAACAGTGAAATGGCGGCGCGCAGCTGGAGCCGGTCGGCAGTCGGTTCGGAGTGCACATAGATCCGGTTGTCGAACGAGACAACCATGAGCCTGTCATCCGGGCGTATGGCGCCGGCGAAGGCCAGGGCCGCCTTTTGAATCTCGGTGGCCTTGAGGCGCATGCTCGTGGAGGTATCGAGCATCAGGGCGACATCAAAGGGTTCCGCCTCGGGGATGATGCGGTCGATCTTTTGTTCGACGCCGTCTTCGAACACGTGAAAGTCGGAATAATTCAGATCCGAGACATACTTCCCGTCCTGGTCCATCACCATCACCGGCACCGTGACCAGGGTGACATCGACCCGAAACGCCTGGCTTTCGCCCGCCGGTTTCTCCGCTAGAGTCGGGGAGGCCGGCGGCAGGACGGGATCCGTTTTCAATTCGGGAGCCGCCGCGCGGCCCACCGATGGAGTCCCTGCGATGCGCAAAGTCTGGGCGGAAGCGGCACAGAGCGGGAAATGGCTGGGGGGCCTCTTTTCCTTGTTGTGAAATTGCGCCGCCACAGCCTCCGGTGACGCGGGAGCTATTTCCACGCCCCTGGGCATGCGGGTGCGTTTCCAGGTGACCGATCCCTCCCACAGCCTTGCGTTCATCAGGGAGGCGCTCCGGACGGCTTCTGGATTGAAGGCCGCTGCCGGAACGACGATAGCGAAAACGGTCTGCAGAAACTCCGCCTTGTTGTCTCCCCGGGGCGCGAAAACCAGCGAGTTCGGAGCTGAAAGCGTCCCGATCATCATGGGGAGATAGGTCCCTTCCGCAAGAAACACCAGATCCGCCTTGCCGGGCGAGTCGACGATCACGTACTCCTTCCGCTTGAGGAATTCCTTCTCGATCCTTTGCTTGATGTCCGGGTCCGGCGCCACCCGGTCCAGTTCGGCACGGCCCGGCACCGGCCTCGTTGCCGCAACGCCTGCGCCCGCGGCCGGCAGCGGCAGAATGTTCGTGAGCGAACCGTTTTCGTCAAAAAACGTGAAAACCGCCTCATTCTCGGATGGATACACAACCCGGGCGTTGCCGTTTGATTTCCAGGTTTTGCCGTCCAGGAAGCTTACCGCCTCCGTGGTGGGACACATGGTAAACAGGTGCGAGTCCCGCGCCGCCAGGACATACACCGCTTGGCCCCGCTGTGGCTGGATAGTCTGGGAATAAAGGAGTGGAAGCGCCGCCAGGACGATGAGAACGAACCGCATCGTAACGACCTGAAATCGCCCACGCATGAAAACCTCCCACCCAGCTGCAATCATACAGGCCTTCGGTGTCGGAATCGGCGGCGCATCGGATCAAAGTTCGGTCAGGCTTTCCCCAGAGAGGCGATCAACGGGAGTGCCAGCAGGGCGACCAGGCCCAGCCGGGAAACTGTACGTGCGACCAGCCGAAGGTGCATGGACTGTATCTCGTGCCGTAAATGCCGGTCTCTCCAAGCCAAAGTGACCCGGACGATATTTGGAACCGACGACGGCTGGAAACTCAAGCAAGATCGGCCGCCGACGGATCGACGCCGAATCCATAGACGGCGGATTTTCACGATTGGTTCATTCAGGAAGCCATCCCCGTACGGTGATCCCCCTAGCGTTCTCTTCGAGCCATAGAAAGGGGCAGATCCCGCGTTCGCGCTCAAACTCGACTTCGAGGCCGCAGCACGGCATGACGCCGCGCGCGCCGCGCCAGCAGGCTTCATGGTTCAGATCCGTGCAGTCCATGTCGAAGCTCTGGCAGAGCCGCTCGATCTTGCGCTCGTCGCGCGGCAGACGTTCGTCCCCGGTCACAAGGAGAAATTCCATGGCTCCTTATTTATCATAATCTCACGGAACCGGGAAGCACGCGGAAGCCGTTTTCATGTATTTCGTGTATTTTGTGGTTCAGGTACAATTGCGGGCGTTATGATCACCGTCGATAAAATCCGTCGCATTCATTTCATCGGTATCTGCGGCACCGGCATGGCCACGCTCGCGGCCATGCTCCAGGAGCGCGGCTTTGAGGTCACGGGGTCCGATGAGGGCGTCTACCCGCCGATGAGCGAGTTTCTCGCGGGAAAGAAGATCCGCGTGACGCAGGGTTTCAACCTTGCCAATATGGAGCCGGCTCCCGATCTGGCCGTGGTGGGGAATGCCGTATCGCGCGGCAATCCGGAGGTCGAGTACCTCCTGAACTTCAAGATCCCCCACACTTCGTTTCCCGAAGCAGTGAAGGAGTTCTTCCTCCGGACGAAGACCTCGGTCGTCGTGGCCGGCACTCATGGCAAAACGACGACCACATCCATGATCGCCTGGGTTCTTCACTCGGCCGGTTTCCAGCCTGATTTTTTGATCGGAGGAATCGCCGAGAACTTCCAGTCCAGTTACGGGCTGGGTGGTGGACGGCATTTTGTGATCGAAGGAGACGAGTATGACTCGGCCTTTTTCGACAAGGGCCCCAAGTTTCTGCACTATCTGCCGGACGTGGTGGTGATCGGCAACGTCGAGTTCGACCATGCGGACATCTACCCGGATCTGGAGGCGGTGTGCCTGCAGTTCCGGCGCCTGGTGAACCTTATCCCGGGGCGCGGGTACCTGGCCGTCGGCGCCGACAGCCCGGACGCCCGGCAGGTGAGCTCCGGCTCCCTGTGCATGAAGGAGACCTTTGGTCTGAATCAAGACTGCGACTGGACCGCGCGCGACATCAGGTACGAAGATGACCGTCTCTGCTTCGACATCCTTTACCATAAGAAACTCTTCCGCAAAGTGCGTCTCGGGTTATGCGGCGCCTTCAACGTCCGCAACGTCCTGGCCGCTACTGCGATTCTGCATCGCCTGGGAGTGCCGGAGGACGATATTCGCGACGGCCTGGAGCAGTTCCGCGGGGTCCGCCGCCGCCTGCAATTGCTCTCCGACGTGGGGGGGATCCGCATCTACGAGGATTTCGCGCACCACCCGACGGCAGTGCGCGAAACCCTGCAGGCCGTGCGCGCTGCCCTCCGGCCTGTGCGTCTCTGGGCGATCTACGAGCCGCGTTCAGCCACGAGCCGGCGGAACGTTTTCCAGCGGGAGATCGCCGGTGCCCTGGCCGAGGCCGATTGCATCGCAATGCCGCCTCTGTTCAAGCCCGAGAGAGTGCCCGACGGGGAAAGGCTCGACATGGCTCAGCTGATCCAGGAGCTGCAATCGATGGGCCGTGCCGCCTGGAATCTCGACGGCGTGGAAGGTATAATTCGACAGGTCTGCGCGGAAGCGCGCAGGGGTGACGTAATCGTGATCCTGTCGAACGGCGGATTTGGAGACATCTTCGAAAAATTGCCGGCTGCCCTCGGCAGGAGATAAGGAACGTATGGGCCTGCAAACCAATAAAATGGCACTCTGCCGGGCGAAACACATCATGCTTCCCTTGCTGGGATTGCCGGTCCTGGCGGCCGCCGGTTTCCTCGCGCCCCGGCTTACCTGGTCACAAGCTCAGCAATCGCAAAATCCCCCTCAAACGCAGCAGCAACGGCCGTTCAAGATTGGCGTCGAAGTGAACATGGTGACCGTGCCGGTCACCGTGCGCAAGCCGGCGGGGGGATTTGTCAAAGGGCTGCCGAAAAGTGCCTTCCACGTTACCGAGGATGGTGAGGAGCAGGAGATCCTGACCTTCGAGCAGGAGGGTGTGCCTACACGCCTGGCGATCGTATTGGACGTGAGCGGCAGTGTGCGCCCCGAATGGGGAACGATCAAATACGCCACCAGGAAATTCGTGGAGAATCTCAAGTCTGAAGATCAATTTGCGCTCATCACGTTCAATACCGAAACCCGCCTGAAGATGGATTGGGGAACCAAAGCCGACCGCCTCGAGGACGTGCTCACATCAGTCTACTGCAAAGACAACACCAACCTCTGGGACACCATCTACACCGTGTCGAACGATGTATTCAAGGACATCCGCGATAAAAAGGCCATGATCATCATGACCGACGGCCTGGACAACAACAGCACCATATCCTATAAAGATGCGCTCGATGCTGCAGTCCATTCTGAGGCGGCCGTCTACGTGGTGAGCAAAACCCAGGCGGTGCGCGAGGCATATCTCGCCGACAAAGCGCAGGGTGGCTGGTACGCGGGCGTTCCCGAAGAGGAGTTTCTCCAGGCGGACCTGGCCCTGCGCAAGCTGGCGTATGAAA encodes:
- a CDS encoding PDZ domain-containing protein, which produces MRRTALMIVASVLFVTTVAFAGVPGRFMHYPDINGDTVVFSYEGDLFSVSTAGGPARRLTNYPGTEDAAKLSRDGKWIAFTGSYDGASAIYVIPVDGGAPSRVTWNGVGVQAVGWSPDGKKIIYRAGQEANYRTIVRLYAVSPEGELPEPLPVERGILCSFSPDGSKMVYNRRGNEEYYWKRYKGGQYTDVWMYDFSSKKFTPLTDYVGKNAYPMWVGNRMYFASDRGPNGIANLYTYDFAGRKVDQVTKYADFDVQMPSTDGKRIVYMQAGYLHVLDAATNADRKIAVDIPSDRWQLRERTVNPRDFIQTMAVSNDGKTAVFEARGDIYVVPTDDSQPPRNLTGTPATRERFPQISPDGKRVAFYSDKTGDYQMYLTDISGDRPWEPLTTTLDRAVYHLEWSPDGSKILYGDKDFSIFYLDVATKKIVKVASSNQLKNDEFFWEVSDYSWSPDSRWITYSFVQFNRNNKVFLYSLEQGKSFAVTDGFYDSLNPSFDANGDYLYFLSYRNFTTQLDILEDNHVIPSPVQVMAVQLKAGQKPPFDKSAAPGKDELFRIDLTGIEKRVFPLPIPSGNYFYLKAGKGMVTFAALPGNWGETEMEEIFKPSGADQWSLHVFNMSSQRDVAMDATVSDWRLSANRLHAIIQKGGQFTLSPVDRLAANTKSLGTQVALDRLSYRYKPMDEWLQIFDDTWRWYRDFFYDAGMHGRDWKKMGETYRGWVADLSSRTDLNWLLSQMVGELCVSHTYISGGDFSPQAQAPANPVYTGLLGADFAPDASGYYRFAKILGPTNYNRDLTAPLVRPDIDLKEGEYLLAIDGQAVKAPDNPHRHLQVTRGQKVSITVGSSPAGTPTRVFEVEPIRSESALRYNRWLADNIDKVLAASNGELGYMHIQAMSTDNIGQFDKFWRAFRYQKGLIIDVRGNGGGWTEYFLIDKLERQMVAYNNLRGMEPFRYPGSVTTGPIAVVTNEYDGSDGEAFLEHFRARKLGTVIGVPTWGGLVGIVNRQRTIDNGAVEQSNNAFYGREGKWWIENHGFDPDILLDNDPASATAGKDLQLDKAIEVLMQQIKEKPFTFTPKPPYPKK
- a CDS encoding extradiol dioxygenase; this encodes MIIGVHSIIYSTNPDADRAFLRDTLRLVNIDAGGGWLIFGLPPAEVAVHPSSKNDVHEFYLMCDDVGVLVAEMKKCGIACSPVQDRGWGSLTMVTLPGGGKLGIYEPRHARPKAMSLRRPAKKPAQENR
- a CDS encoding VWA domain-containing protein, producing MRGRFQVVTMRFVLIVLAALPLLYSQTIQPQRGQAVYVLAARDSHLFTMCPTTEAVSFLDGKTWKSNGNARVVYPSENEAVFTFFDENGSLTNILPLPAAGAGVAATRPVPGRAELDRVAPDPDIKQRIEKEFLKRKEYVIVDSPGKADLVFLAEGTYLPMMIGTLSAPNSLVFAPRGDNKAEFLQTVFAIVVPAAAFNPEAVRSASLMNARLWEGSVTWKRTRMPRGVEIAPASPEAVAAQFHNKEKRPPSHFPLCAASAQTLRIAGTPSVGRAAAPELKTDPVLPPASPTLAEKPAGESQAFRVDVTLVTVPVMVMDQDGKYVSDLNYSDFHVFEDGVEQKIDRIIPEAEPFDVALMLDTSTSMRLKATEIQKAALAFAGAIRPDDRLMVVSFDNRIYVHSEPTADRLQLRAAISLLRPDEGTRLFDAVDLVLADRLDAIRGRKAILLFTDGVDTRSRIAGSVGTLAAAEESNVLVYGIQYDTSKESGLKPFPGVSSWVVLPEDIRNNSERYRRADKYLLSLCDGSGGELYVAQPGADPGEVFARIAEQLRHQFTLCYYPSDSKKDGAFHRLRVEVDCPGVKVRARTGYRAPANNKR
- the mpl gene encoding UDP-N-acetylmuramate:L-alanyl-gamma-D-glutamyl-meso-diaminopimelate ligase, which gives rise to MITVDKIRRIHFIGICGTGMATLAAMLQERGFEVTGSDEGVYPPMSEFLAGKKIRVTQGFNLANMEPAPDLAVVGNAVSRGNPEVEYLLNFKIPHTSFPEAVKEFFLRTKTSVVVAGTHGKTTTTSMIAWVLHSAGFQPDFLIGGIAENFQSSYGLGGGRHFVIEGDEYDSAFFDKGPKFLHYLPDVVVIGNVEFDHADIYPDLEAVCLQFRRLVNLIPGRGYLAVGADSPDARQVSSGSLCMKETFGLNQDCDWTARDIRYEDDRLCFDILYHKKLFRKVRLGLCGAFNVRNVLAATAILHRLGVPEDDIRDGLEQFRGVRRRLQLLSDVGGIRIYEDFAHHPTAVRETLQAVRAALRPVRLWAIYEPRSATSRRNVFQREIAGALAEADCIAMPPLFKPERVPDGERLDMAQLIQELQSMGRAAWNLDGVEGIIRQVCAEARRGDVIVILSNGGFGDIFEKLPAALGRR
- a CDS encoding VWA domain-containing protein, which encodes MGLQTNKMALCRAKHIMLPLLGLPVLAAAGFLAPRLTWSQAQQSQNPPQTQQQRPFKIGVEVNMVTVPVTVRKPAGGFVKGLPKSAFHVTEDGEEQEILTFEQEGVPTRLAIVLDVSGSVRPEWGTIKYATRKFVENLKSEDQFALITFNTETRLKMDWGTKADRLEDVLTSVYCKDNTNLWDTIYTVSNDVFKDIRDKKAMIIMTDGLDNNSTISYKDALDAAVHSEAAVYVVSKTQAVREAYLADKAQGGWYAGVPEEEFLQADLALRKLAYETGGRVLYPNTFGQLDNIYAQVDEELRNQYTLGYISANTAKDGSYRRIEVTVDAAGATTSARPGYYAPKRK